The Thermus brockianus genome window below encodes:
- a CDS encoding amino acid ABC transporter ATP-binding protein, which produces MRAVEPIIRIRNLQKWFGSLHVLKGIDLEVAPGEKLVIIGPSGSGKSTLIRCINRLEDFQEGEVVVDGLNVKDERALREVRREVGMVFQQFNLFPHMTVLENITLAPMRVRGWSREKAEKKALELLERVGILDQARKYPAELSGGQQQRVAIARALAMEPKVMLFDEPTSALDPEMVGEVLDVMRDLARGGMTMLVVTHEMGFAREVADRVVFMDRGQVVEEGRPEEIFTRPKEERTRAFLERVLHH; this is translated from the coding sequence ATGAGGGCGGTGGAACCCATCATCCGCATCCGCAACCTGCAGAAGTGGTTCGGTTCCCTGCACGTGCTCAAGGGGATTGACCTGGAGGTGGCCCCGGGGGAGAAGCTCGTCATCATCGGCCCCTCGGGCTCGGGGAAGAGCACCCTGATCCGCTGCATCAACCGCCTGGAGGACTTCCAAGAGGGGGAGGTGGTGGTGGACGGGCTTAATGTGAAGGACGAGCGCGCCTTAAGGGAGGTGCGGCGGGAGGTGGGGATGGTCTTCCAGCAGTTCAACCTCTTCCCCCACATGACGGTCTTGGAGAACATCACCCTGGCGCCCATGCGGGTGCGGGGCTGGTCCAGGGAGAAGGCGGAAAAGAAGGCCCTGGAGCTTCTGGAAAGGGTAGGGATCCTGGACCAGGCGCGCAAGTACCCGGCGGAGCTTTCCGGGGGCCAGCAGCAACGGGTGGCCATCGCGCGGGCCTTGGCCATGGAGCCCAAGGTGATGCTCTTTGACGAGCCCACGAGCGCCCTGGACCCGGAGATGGTGGGGGAGGTGTTGGACGTGATGCGGGACCTGGCGCGGGGTGGGATGACCATGTTGGTGGTGACGCACGAGATGGGGTTTGCCCGGGAGGTGGCGGACCGGGTGGTCTTCATGGACCGGGGGCAGGTGGTGGAGGAGGGGAGGCCGGAGGAGATCTTCACAAGGCCCAAGGAGGAGAGGACCCGGGCCTTCTTGGAAAGGGTTCTGCACCACTAG
- the trpC gene encoding indole-3-glycerol phosphate synthase TrpC gives MRPDLSRVPGVLGEIVRRRVQEVVPYPLPAPPAVPSFREALLLPGLSLIAEVKKQSPSEGAIRQVDPVEAARAYARGGARAISVLTEPHHFGGSLLDLERVRQGVALPLLRKDFVVDPFMLEEARAFGASAVLLIVAVLGELTGAYLERARALGLDALVEVHAERELEVALEAGAEILGINNRDLATLRLDLATAPRLGRLARERGFAGVLVAESGYGRREELRALEGLFDAVLIGTNLMRKPDLEGAVRELVG, from the coding sequence ATGCGGCCCGACCTTTCCCGGGTGCCGGGAGTTCTCGGGGAAATCGTCCGGCGGAGGGTCCAGGAGGTGGTCCCCTACCCCCTCCCTGCGCCCCCGGCCGTGCCCTCCTTTAGGGAAGCCCTTCTCCTTCCGGGCCTTTCCCTCATCGCCGAGGTGAAGAAGCAAAGCCCTTCCGAAGGGGCCATCCGGCAGGTGGACCCCGTGGAGGCGGCCAGGGCCTACGCCCGAGGGGGTGCCCGGGCCATCAGCGTCCTCACCGAGCCCCACCATTTTGGGGGAAGCCTTTTGGACCTGGAGCGGGTGCGCCAGGGGGTGGCCCTTCCCCTCCTGCGCAAGGACTTCGTGGTGGACCCCTTCATGCTGGAGGAGGCCCGGGCCTTTGGGGCAAGCGCCGTCCTCCTCATCGTGGCGGTGCTTGGGGAGCTCACGGGGGCCTATCTGGAAAGGGCGAGGGCCTTGGGGTTAGATGCCCTGGTGGAGGTGCATGCGGAAAGGGAGCTGGAGGTGGCCCTCGAGGCCGGGGCGGAAATCCTCGGCATCAACAACCGGGACCTCGCCACCCTGCGCCTAGACCTGGCCACCGCCCCCCGCCTGGGCCGCCTGGCCCGGGAGCGGGGCTTTGCCGGCGTGTTGGTGGCGGAGTCGGGCTATGGCCGGCGGGAGGAGCTTAGGGCCCTGGAAGGGCTTTTTGATGCCGTGCTTATCGGTACTAACCTCATGCGCAAGCCCGACCTGGAGGGGGCGGTGCGGGAGCTTGTAGGATAG
- a CDS encoding patatin-like phospholipase family protein codes for MRGVALALGGGGVRGYAHLGVLRVLEEAGIPIRGLAGSSAGALAACAWAFGHRDPWKVHQAVFDEAIADLRRAGNLRLLARLFSALRRQALADTARVAEGLKRLFGDARLEESPIPLAIQAADLLTGEAVVLREGPVWQAVLASAAIPGLFPPVEWQGRLLVDGDVAEKVPVRAAKALFPKVVAVDVSNPPPQAPPKTALEAALLAGEASRRRLKALALQEADLVLSLDPPFPIDTFDHERLPLVYALGQQRAQERLREIQALARLRLKDLPHLLPLRPPRPA; via the coding sequence ATGAGGGGCGTGGCCCTGGCCTTGGGCGGCGGGGGCGTACGGGGGTACGCCCACCTGGGGGTGCTGAGGGTTTTAGAGGAGGCCGGCATCCCCATCCGGGGCCTGGCGGGAAGCTCCGCCGGCGCCTTGGCCGCCTGCGCCTGGGCCTTCGGCCACCGGGACCCTTGGAAGGTGCACCAGGCGGTCTTTGACGAGGCCATAGCGGATCTACGGCGTGCGGGAAACCTCCGCCTCCTGGCCCGGCTCTTCTCCGCCCTCAGGCGGCAAGCGCTCGCGGATACCGCCCGGGTGGCGGAAGGCCTAAAGCGCCTCTTCGGGGACGCCCGCCTCGAGGAGAGCCCCATCCCCCTCGCCATCCAGGCGGCGGATCTCCTCACGGGGGAGGCGGTGGTCCTGCGGGAGGGCCCGGTGTGGCAAGCGGTCTTGGCCAGCGCCGCCATCCCCGGGCTCTTTCCCCCCGTGGAGTGGCAGGGGAGGCTCCTCGTGGACGGGGACGTGGCGGAAAAGGTCCCGGTGCGGGCGGCCAAGGCCCTCTTCCCCAAGGTGGTGGCGGTGGACGTGTCCAACCCGCCGCCCCAAGCGCCCCCAAAAACGGCCCTCGAGGCCGCCCTCCTGGCCGGGGAAGCGAGCCGCAGGCGGCTGAAGGCGCTGGCCCTCCAGGAAGCGGACCTCGTCCTCTCCCTGGACCCCCCCTTCCCCATAGACACCTTTGACCACGAGAGGCTTCCCCTGGTCTACGCGCTCGGGCAGCAGCGGGCCCAGGAAAGGCTTCGGGAGATCCAAGCCCTGGCCCGCCTCCGCCTCAAGGACCTCCCCCACCTCCTCCCCCTAAGGCCGCCTCGGCCCGCCTGA
- a CDS encoding transposase, with protein MEEHQTPPSILPLPLEELVPLLQAWLQARLPEGERKPGRPRTFSDLSLFLFHLVRALLGFSSERMRRELARNPRLRKRLGLERVPSSATLSERSRKLPWPLLRGGKRVGRGRRVLAMDATLLPAQRSDGEAAWGVGSDGGWVYGYKLHLLVDLDTGEVLALRVTPASWHDSPVGRGMLWGVERFPGEKPPVVVADAAYEGEANFRLTRRRGMLLVTGHNRRRGRPKGRGRLLNLRRRGRGAYRRLLGRRWELETVFGLLKGPMGLVGAVGRVRGLKAVALQVEAWVMAWSVVAQLLGQAGLPITRVLRAVA; from the coding sequence GTGGAAGAACACCAGACGCCCCCTTCCATCCTACCCCTGCCCCTGGAGGAACTGGTCCCCCTGCTCCAGGCATGGCTCCAAGCCCGCTTGCCAGAAGGGGAGAGAAAACCCGGCAGGCCCAGGACCTTCTCCGACCTCAGCCTCTTTCTCTTCCACCTGGTCCGCGCCCTCCTGGGCTTCTCCAGCGAACGCATGCGCCGGGAACTGGCCCGCAACCCTAGGCTCCGCAAGCGCCTCGGTCTAGAGCGCGTTCCCTCCTCTGCCACCCTCAGCGAGCGGAGCCGGAAGCTACCCTGGCCCCTCCTGCGGGGAGGGAAGCGGGTGGGCCGGGGGAGGCGGGTGCTGGCCATGGACGCCACCCTTCTCCCCGCCCAGAGGTCGGATGGGGAGGCGGCTTGGGGCGTGGGCTCGGATGGGGGCTGGGTTTATGGGTACAAGCTCCACCTCCTCGTGGACCTGGACACGGGGGAGGTGCTGGCCCTACGGGTGACCCCGGCCTCATGGCACGACTCCCCGGTGGGGCGGGGGATGCTCTGGGGGGTGGAGAGGTTTCCTGGGGAGAAGCCCCCCGTGGTGGTGGCGGACGCGGCCTACGAGGGGGAAGCCAACTTTCGGTTGACGAGGAGGCGAGGGATGCTTCTGGTGACGGGGCATAACCGGAGACGGGGAAGGCCAAAGGGGAGGGGGCGGCTTTTGAACCTGCGGCGGCGGGGGAGAGGTGCGTACCGGAGGCTTTTGGGGCGGCGGTGGGAGCTGGAGACGGTCTTTGGTCTGCTGAAGGGGCCGATGGGGCTGGTGGGGGCGGTGGGGAGGGTACGGGGGCTGAAGGCGGTGGCCCTGCAAGTGGAAGCTTGGGTGATGGCCTGGAGCGTGGTGGCCCAGCTTCTTGGGCAGGCGGGTCTGCCCATCACCCGGGTGTTGCGGGCGGTGGCGTGA
- a CDS encoding helix-turn-helix domain-containing protein, with protein sequence MWYAVNTMSGVLFATRTAHEELRRFRERLTPGKVLHLEEVSLVLTPELAQLLQDLLGALLRNEPVRVVPLEAELTTSQAAELLGVSRPYLVRLLEEGEIPYRKVGTHRRVLAKDLLAYLEASKKKGQDLLNELTREGQELGLGYTE encoded by the coding sequence ATGTGGTACGCTGTGAACACCATGAGCGGTGTGCTCTTTGCAACCCGAACTGCCCACGAAGAACTTCGCCGGTTCCGGGAGCGGTTAACCCCCGGAAAGGTCTTGCACCTGGAAGAGGTTTCCCTGGTCCTTACCCCCGAGCTCGCCCAGCTCCTGCAAGACCTCCTGGGGGCCCTCCTCAGAAATGAACCCGTGCGGGTTGTCCCCTTGGAGGCCGAGCTTACCACCAGCCAGGCGGCGGAACTCCTCGGGGTTTCCCGGCCCTATCTCGTTCGCCTTCTGGAAGAAGGGGAAATCCCCTACCGCAAGGTGGGGACCCATCGGCGGGTCCTGGCCAAGGACCTCCTGGCCTACCTAGAGGCGTCCAAGAAGAAAGGCCAAGACCTGCTCAACGAGCTCACCCGCGAGGGGCAGGAACTGGGGCTAGGCTATACGGAATGA
- a CDS encoding Mrp/NBP35 family ATP-binding protein, giving the protein MALSEERVLEALRTVMDPELGKDLVSLGMVGEVRLEGTRVDLLIHLTTPACPLKGQIEADIRKALAPLGLEEVRVRFGGGVKAPEQYPIPGVKHVVAVASGKGGVGKSTVAANLALALSREGAKVGLLDADLYGPSQAKMFGLEGQRLKVDQNRKILPLEAYGIRVLSMANLVPPGQAMVWRGPILHGTLKQFLEEVNWGELDYLVVDLPPGTGDVQLSLAQLTKVSGGVIVTTPQEVALIDAERAADMFKKVQVPILGVVENMSAFLCPHCGKPTPIFGEGGGRRLAEKLKARFLGEIPLTLSLRESGDQGMPVVVKDPEGLEAQAFRKAAQELAAALSVQTFIALPMA; this is encoded by the coding sequence ATGGCGCTATCGGAAGAGCGGGTCCTCGAGGCCCTGCGCACGGTGATGGACCCCGAGCTCGGGAAGGACCTGGTGTCCTTGGGCATGGTGGGGGAGGTGCGGCTGGAGGGGACTCGGGTGGACCTCCTTATCCACCTCACCACCCCCGCCTGCCCCCTGAAGGGGCAGATTGAGGCGGACATCCGCAAGGCCCTGGCCCCTTTGGGCCTGGAGGAGGTGCGGGTCCGGTTCGGCGGCGGGGTGAAGGCCCCGGAGCAGTACCCCATCCCCGGGGTGAAGCACGTGGTGGCGGTGGCCTCGGGCAAGGGCGGGGTGGGGAAGAGCACCGTGGCTGCCAACCTGGCCCTGGCCCTGAGCCGGGAGGGGGCCAAGGTGGGGCTTTTGGACGCCGACCTCTACGGGCCAAGCCAGGCCAAGATGTTCGGCCTGGAGGGGCAGAGGCTCAAAGTGGACCAAAACCGGAAAATCCTCCCCTTGGAGGCCTATGGCATCAGGGTCCTCTCCATGGCCAACCTCGTCCCCCCGGGCCAGGCCATGGTTTGGCGCGGGCCCATCCTCCACGGTACCCTGAAGCAGTTTTTGGAGGAGGTGAACTGGGGGGAGCTGGACTACCTGGTGGTGGACCTGCCCCCGGGCACCGGGGACGTGCAGCTAAGCCTGGCCCAGCTCACCAAGGTTTCGGGGGGGGTGATCGTCACCACCCCCCAGGAGGTGGCCCTCATTGACGCCGAGCGGGCGGCGGACATGTTTAAAAAGGTGCAGGTGCCCATCCTGGGCGTGGTGGAGAACATGAGCGCCTTCCTCTGCCCCCACTGCGGCAAGCCCACCCCCATCTTCGGGGAGGGGGGCGGCAGGCGGCTTGCCGAGAAGCTCAAGGCCCGCTTCCTGGGGGAGATCCCCCTCACCCTTTCCTTGCGGGAAAGCGGGGACCAGGGGATGCCCGTGGTGGTCAAGGACCCGGAGGGCCTCGAGGCCCAGGCCTTCCGCAAGGCGGCCCAGGAGCTCGCCGCCGCCTTGAGCGTCCAGACCTTCATCGCTTTGCCCATGGCCTGA
- a CDS encoding valine--tRNA ligase: MDLPKAYDPKAVEPKWAEKWAKNPFVANPKSGKPPFVIFMPPPNVTGSLHMGHALDNSLQDALIRYKRMRGYEAVWLPGTDHAGIATQVVVERLLLKEGKTRHDLGREAFLARVWQWKEESGGTILRQLKRLGASADWSREAFTMDEKRSKAVRYAFSRYYHEGLAYRAPRLVNWCPRCETTLSDLEVETEPTPGKLYTLRYEVEGGGFIEIATVRPETVFADQAIAVHPEDERYQGLIGRKARIPLTDLWIPIVADSAVEREFGTGALKVTPAHDPLDYEIGERHGLEAVSVINLEGRMEGERVPPPLRGLDRFEARKKAVELFREAGHLVKEEDYSISLATCSRCGTPIEYAIFPQWWLSMKPLAEKVIQGLERGDIAFVPERWKKVNLDWLRNVRDWNISRQLWWGHQIPAWYCEDCGAIHVPRPERYLEDPRTCEACGSPKLKRDEDVFDTWFSSALWPLSTLGWPEETEDLKAFYPGDVLVTGYDILFLWVSRMEVSGYHFMGERPFKTVLLHGLVLDEKGQKMSKSKGNVIDPLEMVERYGADALRFALTYLATGGQDIRLDLRWLEMARNFANKLYNAARFVLLSREGFAPQEDTPTLADRWMRSRLDRGVREITALYEALDLAQAAREIYELVWSEFCDWYLEASKPALKRGNTHTLRTLEEALATLLKLLHPMMPFLTSELYLALTGQEELALEAWPEAKGEEDPEAEAAFDALRQAVTAVRALRAEAGLSLGQEVGVYLEGETAPVRENLEVFRFLARAELLEAKPERALVKALPKVTVRMPLEGLLDVEEWKRRQEKRLKELLELAEKSQRKLSAPGFREKAPKEVVAAEEARLRENLEQAERIREALSQIG; encoded by the coding sequence ATGGACCTACCCAAGGCCTACGATCCCAAAGCGGTGGAACCCAAGTGGGCGGAGAAGTGGGCGAAGAACCCCTTCGTGGCCAACCCCAAAAGCGGCAAGCCCCCCTTCGTCATCTTCATGCCGCCCCCCAACGTCACGGGCTCCTTGCACATGGGCCACGCCCTGGACAACTCCCTCCAGGACGCCCTCATCCGCTACAAGCGCATGCGGGGCTACGAGGCGGTCTGGCTCCCCGGCACCGACCACGCCGGCATCGCCACCCAGGTGGTGGTGGAGCGCCTCCTCCTCAAGGAGGGCAAGACCCGGCACGACCTGGGGCGGGAAGCCTTCCTGGCCCGGGTCTGGCAGTGGAAGGAGGAATCGGGGGGGACCATCCTGCGCCAGCTCAAGCGCCTCGGGGCCAGCGCCGACTGGAGCCGGGAAGCCTTCACCATGGACGAAAAGCGCTCCAAGGCGGTGCGCTACGCCTTCTCCCGCTACTACCACGAGGGCCTGGCCTACCGCGCCCCCAGGCTCGTGAACTGGTGCCCCCGGTGCGAAACCACCCTTTCGGACCTGGAGGTGGAAACCGAACCCACCCCGGGCAAGCTCTACACCCTGCGCTATGAGGTGGAGGGGGGTGGCTTTATAGAAATCGCCACGGTGCGCCCGGAAACGGTTTTCGCCGACCAGGCCATCGCCGTCCACCCCGAGGACGAGCGCTACCAAGGCCTGATTGGCCGGAAAGCCCGCATCCCCCTCACGGACCTCTGGATCCCCATCGTGGCCGACAGCGCCGTGGAGAGGGAGTTCGGTACCGGGGCCCTCAAGGTGACCCCCGCCCACGACCCCCTGGACTACGAGATCGGCGAGCGCCACGGCCTGGAGGCGGTGTCCGTCATCAACCTGGAGGGGAGGATGGAGGGGGAAAGGGTGCCCCCACCCCTAAGGGGCCTAGACCGCTTTGAGGCCCGCAAGAAGGCGGTGGAGCTCTTCCGGGAAGCGGGGCACCTGGTCAAGGAGGAGGACTACAGCATAAGCCTCGCCACCTGCTCCCGCTGCGGCACCCCCATTGAGTACGCCATCTTCCCCCAGTGGTGGCTTTCCATGAAGCCCCTGGCGGAAAAGGTCATCCAGGGCCTGGAGCGGGGGGATATCGCCTTCGTGCCCGAGCGCTGGAAAAAGGTGAACCTGGACTGGCTTCGGAACGTAAGGGACTGGAACATCTCCCGCCAGCTTTGGTGGGGGCACCAGATCCCTGCCTGGTACTGCGAGGACTGCGGGGCCATCCACGTCCCCCGCCCCGAGCGCTACCTGGAAGACCCCAGGACGTGCGAGGCCTGCGGGAGCCCCAAGCTGAAGCGGGACGAGGACGTGTTTGATACCTGGTTCTCCTCCGCCCTTTGGCCTCTTTCCACCCTGGGCTGGCCCGAGGAGACGGAGGACCTCAAGGCCTTCTATCCCGGGGACGTCCTGGTCACGGGGTACGATATCCTCTTCCTCTGGGTTTCCCGCATGGAGGTTTCCGGCTACCACTTCATGGGGGAAAGGCCCTTTAAGACGGTCCTCCTCCACGGCCTGGTCCTGGACGAGAAGGGGCAGAAGATGTCCAAGTCCAAGGGGAACGTGATTGACCCCTTGGAGATGGTGGAGCGCTACGGGGCAGATGCCCTGCGCTTCGCCCTCACCTACCTGGCCACAGGGGGGCAGGACATCCGCCTGGACCTCCGCTGGCTGGAGATGGCCCGCAACTTCGCCAACAAGCTCTACAATGCCGCCCGCTTCGTCCTCCTCTCCCGGGAAGGCTTCGCGCCTCAGGAGGACACCCCCACCCTGGCGGACCGCTGGATGCGAAGCCGCCTGGACCGGGGTGTGCGGGAAATCACCGCCCTCTACGAGGCCCTGGACCTGGCCCAGGCGGCGCGGGAAATCTACGAGCTCGTCTGGAGCGAGTTCTGCGACTGGTACCTGGAGGCCAGCAAACCCGCCCTCAAGCGGGGGAACACCCACACCCTAAGGACCCTGGAAGAGGCCCTCGCCACCCTCCTCAAGCTTCTCCACCCCATGATGCCCTTCCTGACCAGCGAGCTCTACCTGGCCCTCACGGGCCAAGAGGAGCTCGCCCTCGAGGCCTGGCCCGAGGCCAAAGGGGAGGAAGACCCGGAGGCCGAGGCCGCCTTTGACGCCCTAAGGCAGGCGGTGACGGCGGTGCGGGCCCTGAGGGCCGAGGCGGGGCTTTCCCTGGGGCAGGAGGTGGGGGTCTACCTGGAAGGGGAAACGGCCCCCGTGCGGGAGAACCTGGAGGTCTTCCGTTTCCTGGCCCGGGCGGAACTCCTAGAGGCCAAGCCGGAACGGGCCTTGGTCAAGGCCCTGCCCAAGGTCACGGTCCGGATGCCCCTCGAGGGCCTTCTGGACGTGGAGGAGTGGAAGCGCCGGCAGGAAAAGCGGCTTAAGGAACTGCTGGAGCTCGCCGAGAAGAGCCAACGGAAGCTTTCCGCCCCCGGGTTCCGGGAAAAGGCCCCCAAGGAGGTGGTGGCGGCGGAGGAGGCGAGGCTTCGGGAAAACCTGGAGCAGGCGGAGAGGATCCGGGAAGCCCTCAGCCAAATAGGGTAA
- a CDS encoding helix-turn-helix transcriptional regulator: MALLLEGTKERVLDLLRVKPRTAKEVAEALGISRVAAQKHLEDLEARGLVRSEVRRCPGRGRPYRLYQAQDVGAPYAALCGDVLRGLEGALGKEGVVRLLLERNRKLLAPLNLQGLPLKEKLERLAAFLRTQGYEAEVVEEGGRLYLCQHRCPKLALSREHEALCQSELLAYQELLGLPLHREERLAEGGSCCRYRVE; encoded by the coding sequence ATGGCCCTTCTCCTGGAAGGCACCAAGGAGCGGGTTTTGGACCTCTTAAGGGTCAAGCCCCGCACCGCCAAGGAGGTGGCGGAAGCCCTAGGCATCAGCCGGGTGGCGGCCCAGAAGCACCTGGAAGACCTGGAGGCCCGGGGTCTGGTGCGCTCGGAGGTGCGCCGCTGTCCTGGCCGGGGCCGTCCCTACCGGCTTTACCAGGCCCAGGACGTGGGGGCGCCCTACGCCGCCCTGTGCGGGGATGTGCTCAGGGGCCTCGAGGGGGCTTTGGGGAAGGAGGGGGTGGTGCGGCTCCTTTTGGAAAGGAACCGGAAGCTCTTGGCACCCCTCAACCTCCAGGGGCTTCCCCTCAAGGAAAAGCTGGAGCGCCTCGCCGCCTTCCTCCGGACCCAGGGCTACGAGGCGGAGGTGGTGGAGGAGGGGGGAAGGCTCTACCTCTGCCAGCACCGATGTCCCAAGCTCGCCCTCTCCCGCGAGCACGAGGCCCTTTGCCAAAGCGAGCTTCTCGCTTACCAGGAGCTTTTGGGCCTGCCCCTCCATCGGGAGGAGCGCCTGGCCGAGGGGGGAAGCTGCTGCCGCTACCGCGTAGAATAG
- a CDS encoding TRAP transporter permease, with the protein MTDANLLVEESELGGRRPKGASRLLLLGLGVAWSLFQLWATEVGTLDPMRLRAVHLAFALALAFLAYPGRRGPKERIPLLDWALALLGVAGALYVVVDYYGITQLRGGIPSGRDVAFGTLTLLVLFLAAWRVVGPALPIIASAFVLYALTGPKGLLPFTLPPWLQLHAGSQWGQLVGQLYTTAEGIWGVPLGVSATFVFLFVLFGALLEKAGAGHFFIQVAYGLLGHFRGGPAKAAVVASALTGVVSGSSVSNVVTTGTFTIPLMKRVGYPPEKAGAVEVASSSNGQLMPPVMGAAAFIMAEFLGIPYSQLILIALVPALLAYATLFITVHIEALRLGLKGVPRSELPPLAPVLRSGAHYLLPLAYLIYALVGLRLTPERAALNTLFLMVLLILLQELWRAWRGGAGLGFGFARGVRLLVEGLEAGARGMVGIALATASAGVIVGIVTMTGIGFGLTDIVERLSGGNLVLVLILAQLTSLLLGMGLPTTANYIVMASLVVPVVLTLAEKAGYPVPPVAAHMFVFYFGIMADSTPPVALAAYAASAIAKSDFWKTAVQGFVYELRTALLAYMFFFNPKLLLLGVESPLEGVWIVLTALLGMTAFSASLVGFLHKRTNLLERALLMGAALTLVVPGLPTDLAGLGLLAFTYLLQRVRK; encoded by the coding sequence ATGACGGACGCCAACCTTTTGGTGGAGGAAAGCGAGCTAGGGGGAAGGCGCCCTAAAGGGGCAAGCCGCCTTCTCCTCTTGGGCCTAGGGGTGGCCTGGAGCCTCTTCCAGCTTTGGGCCACGGAGGTGGGCACCCTGGACCCCATGCGCCTTCGGGCGGTCCACCTGGCCTTTGCCCTGGCCCTGGCCTTTTTGGCTTACCCGGGAAGGCGTGGGCCCAAGGAGCGCATTCCCCTTCTGGACTGGGCCTTGGCCCTTTTGGGGGTGGCGGGGGCCCTTTACGTGGTGGTGGACTACTACGGCATCACCCAGCTACGGGGTGGCATCCCGAGCGGAAGGGACGTGGCCTTTGGCACCCTCACCCTCTTGGTGCTCTTCCTCGCCGCCTGGCGGGTGGTGGGGCCGGCCTTGCCCATCATCGCCTCGGCCTTCGTCCTCTACGCCCTCACGGGGCCGAAGGGCCTCCTTCCCTTTACCCTGCCCCCTTGGCTCCAGCTCCATGCGGGAAGCCAGTGGGGGCAGCTGGTGGGCCAGCTCTACACCACGGCGGAGGGCATCTGGGGGGTGCCCCTAGGGGTTTCCGCCACCTTCGTCTTCCTCTTCGTCCTTTTTGGGGCGCTTTTGGAGAAAGCGGGGGCGGGGCACTTTTTCATCCAGGTGGCCTATGGCCTCTTGGGCCATTTCCGCGGGGGGCCGGCCAAGGCGGCGGTGGTGGCGAGCGCCCTCACGGGGGTGGTTTCGGGAAGCTCGGTGTCCAACGTGGTCACCACCGGCACCTTCACCATTCCCCTGATGAAGCGGGTGGGCTACCCCCCGGAGAAGGCAGGGGCGGTGGAGGTGGCGAGCTCCTCCAACGGCCAGCTCATGCCGCCCGTCATGGGGGCGGCGGCCTTCATCATGGCGGAGTTCTTGGGTATCCCCTATAGCCAGCTCATCCTCATCGCCCTCGTTCCCGCCCTGCTCGCCTACGCCACCCTTTTCATCACCGTCCACATCGAGGCCCTGCGCCTGGGGCTAAAGGGGGTGCCCCGCTCGGAGCTCCCGCCCCTGGCCCCCGTCCTTCGCTCCGGGGCCCACTACCTCCTGCCCCTCGCCTACCTCATCTACGCCCTGGTGGGGCTTCGGCTAACCCCGGAGCGGGCGGCCTTGAACACCCTCTTCCTGATGGTTCTCCTCATCCTCCTCCAGGAGCTTTGGCGGGCCTGGCGGGGTGGGGCGGGCCTGGGCTTTGGCTTTGCGCGGGGGGTGAGGCTGCTCGTGGAGGGCCTCGAGGCGGGCGCTCGGGGCATGGTGGGCATCGCCCTGGCCACGGCCAGCGCCGGGGTCATCGTGGGCATCGTCACCATGACCGGGATCGGCTTCGGCCTCACGGACATCGTGGAGAGGCTTTCCGGGGGGAACCTGGTCCTGGTCCTCATCCTGGCGCAGCTCACAAGCCTCCTTTTGGGCATGGGCCTCCCCACCACGGCCAACTACATCGTCATGGCCTCCTTGGTGGTGCCCGTGGTCCTCACCCTGGCGGAAAAGGCGGGCTACCCTGTGCCCCCCGTGGCCGCCCACATGTTCGTCTTCTACTTCGGCATCATGGCCGACTCCACGCCCCCCGTGGCCCTGGCCGCCTACGCGGCGAGCGCCATCGCCAAGAGCGACTTCTGGAAAACGGCGGTCCAGGGCTTCGTGTATGAGCTTCGCACCGCCCTTCTCGCCTACATGTTCTTCTTCAACCCCAAGCTCCTCCTCCTCGGGGTGGAAAGCCCCCTGGAGGGGGTCTGGATCGTCCTCACCGCCCTCCTGGGCATGACCGCCTTTAGCGCAAGCCTCGTGGGCTTCCTGCACAAGCGGACCAACCTCCTGGAGAGGGCCTTGCTTATGGGGGCTGCCTTGACCCTGGTGGTGCCGGGCCTCCCGACGGACCTAGCGGGCCTTGGCCTTCTCGCCTTTACCTATCTCCTCCAGCGGGTGCGAAAATGA
- the hisA gene encoding 1-(5-phosphoribosyl)-5-[(5-phosphoribosylamino)methylideneamino]imidazole-4-carboxamide isomerase, with translation MLVIPAVDLKGGRAVRLYEGRPEAETAYGDPVAAALRWQAEGARFLHLVDLDRALGTGDNREALSQIAKALSVPFQVGGGIRSLEALEEVLALGASRAVVGTVAVKDPALLERMLSLAGPERLAVALDARGLDVVVSGWQEATFLSALDLLRDWAAMGVRTVIYTDVRRDGTLRGLDLEAVARVREAWPHVLIAGGGIAGPEDLWGLKRLGVEGALVGKALYEGRVRLRDFAVS, from the coding sequence ATGCTGGTCATCCCTGCGGTGGACCTAAAGGGGGGCCGGGCAGTGCGGCTCTACGAGGGCCGCCCCGAGGCGGAAACCGCCTACGGCGACCCGGTGGCGGCGGCGCTTCGCTGGCAGGCGGAGGGGGCGAGGTTTTTGCACCTCGTGGACCTGGACCGGGCCCTGGGCACCGGGGATAACCGCGAGGCCCTTTCCCAAATCGCCAAAGCCCTTTCCGTGCCCTTCCAGGTGGGCGGGGGCATCCGCTCCTTGGAGGCCTTGGAGGAGGTGCTGGCCCTAGGGGCGAGCCGGGCGGTGGTGGGCACGGTGGCGGTGAAGGACCCCGCCCTTTTGGAAAGGATGCTTTCCCTGGCGGGACCGGAGCGGCTGGCCGTGGCCCTGGATGCCCGGGGGCTTGACGTGGTGGTTTCGGGCTGGCAGGAGGCCACCTTCCTCTCCGCCCTGGACCTCCTTAGGGACTGGGCGGCCATGGGGGTGCGGACCGTCATCTACACGGACGTGCGGCGGGATGGGACCCTAAGGGGCCTGGACCTGGAAGCGGTGGCCCGGGTGCGGGAGGCCTGGCCCCACGTCCTCATCGCCGGGGGCGGGATTGCGGGGCCCGAGGACCTTTGGGGCCTGAAGCGCCTAGGGGTAGAAGGGGCGTTGGTGGGGAAGGCGCTTTACGAGGGGAGGGTCCGGCTTAGGGACTTCGCCGTATCCTGA